The window CACAATTGCAAGAAACTTTTAAGTTTCGGAATTGTCAGGCCGCGATACCAGTTCTCGATGCACCCCCGTGAGATACCAACAAAGCGTGCCAGCAAGGAGCAATTGCCATCCGCTGCAAGGCTAACAAGAGCCTGAATTTTTTCAACGAATCGTGATCGATCCAGCTGACCGACTTGCCTAGCTAAAAGGAGCAACTCGGCAATGATATTCTCAGAGTCGTATTGTTCGATGCTTTGCTTTTTTGTGAAGCTTCCCGCCAGCGACTTTTGACAATGCGCGCAAATTGAGAGTTCCGGATAAACAGGCAGGTACGGCTGTTTTCGTTTGCAGTTCGGGCAATTCCCAGCAAGCAAAGTTTCATGGGTTATACAACTGCGGATTCCCTTAACATACCAAACCGTCTGGTCGTAAACATCTTCGCCGGAGTTGAGGCATTCCGCGTAGCATTTCGGGCACCACCGTCTGCTTGGG of the bacterium genome contains:
- a CDS encoding TniQ family protein, which encodes MDIQPFKHTRLYSLTPRGLGTAQVKSPTSYTVRLAKAHSFRTLTLMKKEIGAVIGKLWLTKEGRHEERKYLNGTGVTASDWVTALQKLTGRMRLEQLSLLRFRNVIDDKELLYPSRRWCPKCYAECLNSGEDVYDQTVWYVKGIRSCITHETLLAGNCPNCKRKQPYLPVYPELSICAHCQKSLAGSFTKKQSIEQYDSENIIAELLLLARQVGQLDRSRFVEKIQALVSLAADGNCSLLARFVGISRGCIENWYRGLTIPKLKSFLQL